A stretch of Mesoplodon densirostris isolate mMesDen1 chromosome 7, mMesDen1 primary haplotype, whole genome shotgun sequence DNA encodes these proteins:
- the ZNF202 gene encoding zinc finger protein 202 isoform X1: MATALEPEDQDLWEEEGIFMVKLEDDFTCRPESVLQRDDPVLETSHQNFRRFRYQEAASPREALIRLRELCHQWLRPERRTKEQILELLVLEQFLTVLPGELQSWVRGQRPESGEEAVTLVEGLQKQPRRPRRWVTVHVHGQEVLSEETVHPGAEPESPSELQDPAQNLTPEESHEETTQSPDLGAPEEQSLCQELEFQPLQESEAPVPQDPALPEERNPGNPEMVALLTALSQVHPSFCLYRGEFEEPLGIYTEQGLVTFKDVAVCFSQDQWSDVDPTQKEFYGEYVLEEDCGIVVSLSFPIPRLDEISHMEEEEPLIPEIPEAQEPQEPEILSFTYTGDRSEDEEECPEQEDLSLEDLHRSILGDAEIHQTPDWELVFEGDPGRLNERGFGTNISQVNSLTNLQETMPVNPLLGRHHDCTVCGKSFTCNSHLVRHLRTHTGEKPYKCMECGKSYTRSSHLARHQKVHKMSAPYKYPLNRKNLHETSPLVQVERTPPVEKPYRCDDCGKHFRWTSDLVRHQRTHTGEKPFFCTICGKSFSQKSVLTTHQRIHLGGKPYLCGECGEDFSDHRRYLAHRKTHAAEELYLCSECGRCFNHSAAFAKHLRGHASVRPCRCTECGKSFGRRDHLVRHQRTHTGEKPFTCPTCGKSFSRGYHLIRHQRTHSGKTS, from the exons ATGGCTACAGCCTTGGAACCGGAGGACCAGGATCTTTGGGAAGAAGAGGGGATTTTCATGGTGAAATTGGAAGATGATTTCACCTGTAGGccagagtctgtcttacagagggATGACCCTGTGCTTGAGACGTCGCACCAGAACTTCCGGCGCTTTCGCTACCAGGAAGCAGCAAGCCCTCGGGAAGCTCTCATCCGACTCCGAGAACTGTGTCATCAGTGGCTGAGGCCAGAGAGGAGGACAAAGGAGCAGATCCTAGAGCTGCTTGTGCTGGAACAATTCCTTACTGTCCTGCCCGGAGAACTGCAGAGCTGGGTGCGGGGCCAGCGGCCAGAGAGTGGCGAGGAGGCCGTGACGCTGGTGGAGGGTTTGCAGAAACAACCCAGGAGACCAAGGCGGTGG GTGACTGTCCATGTTCACGGCCAGGAAGTCCTGTCCGAGGAGACAGTGCATCCAGGAGCAGAGCCCGAGTCACCTAGTGAGCTTCAGGATCCTGCACAGAACTTGACCCCCGAGGAGTCCCATGAGGAGACCACACAGAGCCCAGATCTGGGGGCACCAGAAGAGCAGAGCCTGTGCCAGGAGTTGGAGTTCCAGCCCCTGCAGGAGAGCG AGGCTCCAGtgccccaggacccagccctTCCTGAAGAGAGGAACCCTGGAAACCCAGAGATGGTTGCCCTTCTTACTGCTCTATCACAGGTGCACCCTAGTTTCTGTCTATACCGTGGAGAATTTGAGGAACCGTTGGGCATATACACTGAACAG GGATTGGTAACTTTCAAGGATGTGGCTGTATGCTTCTCCCAGGACCAGTGGAGTGATGTGGATCCAACACAGAAAGAGTTCTATGGGGAATATGTCTTGGAAGAAGACTGCGGAATTGTGGTCTCCTTGT CATTTCCAATCCCCAGACTAGACGAGATCTCCCACATGGAAGAAGAAGAGCCTTTGATCCCAGAGATCCCAGAGGCACAGGAGCCTCAAGAGCCAGAAATCCTGAGTTTCACCTACACAG GAGATAGGAGTGAAGATGAGGAGGAGTGTCCTGAACAAGAAGATCTGAGTTTGGAGGATCTACACAGGTCTATCTTGGGAGATGCAGAAATTCACCAGACTCCAGATTGGGAACTAGTCTTTGAGGGTGATCCAGGTAGACTTAACGAAAGAGGATTTGGCACAAATATTTCTCAAGTTAACAGTTTAACGAATCTTCAGGAAACCATGCCTGTCAACCCCCTGTTAGGGAGACATCATGACTGTACTGTATGTGGTAAAAGTTTCACTTGTAACTCCCACCTTGTTAGACACCTGAGaactcacacaggagagaaaccctataaatGTATGGAGTGTGGGAAAAGTTACACACGGAGCTCACATCTCGCCAGGCATCAGAAGGTCCACAAAATGAGTGCTCCTTATAAATATCCCCTAAACCGGAAGAATCTGCATGAGACCTCCCCTCTGGTCCAGGTTGAGAGAACTCCACCTGTTGAGAAACCCTACAGGTGTGACGATTGTGGAAAACACTTCCGCTGGACTTCAGACCTTGTCAGGCACCAGAGGACACATACGGGAGAGAAACCCTTCTTCTGTACTATTTGTGGCAAAAGCTTCAGCCAGAAATCCGTGCTCACAACACACCAAAGAATCCACCTTGGAGGCAAACCCTACTTGTGTGGAGAGTGTGGAGAGGACTTCAGTGACCACAGGCGGTACCTGGCCCACCGGAAGACGCACGCGGCCGAGGAGCTCTATCTGTGCAGCGAGTGTGGGCGCTGCTTCAACCACAGTGCCGCCTTTGCCAAGCACCTGAGGGGACACGCCTCCGTGAGGCCCTGCCGCTGCACCGAGTGTGGGAAGAGCTTCGGTCGGAGAGACCACCTCGTGAGGCATCAGAGAACACACACTGGTGAGAAGCCGTTCACGTGCCCGACCTGCGGGAAGAGCTTCAGCAGAGGCTACCACTTAATCAGGCACCAGAGGACCCACTCAGGAAAGACCTCCTAG
- the ZNF202 gene encoding zinc finger protein 202 isoform X2: MATALEPEDQDLWEEEGIFMVKLEDDFTCRPESVLQRDDPVLETSHQNFRRFRYQEAASPREALIRLRELCHQWLRPERRTKEQILELLVLEQFLTVLPGELQSWVRGQRPESGEEAVTLVEGLQKQPRRPRRWVTVHVHGQEVLSEETVHPGAEPESPSELQDPAQNLTPEESHEETTQSPDLGAPEEQSLCQELEFQPLQESEAPVPQDPALPEERNPGNPEMVALLTALSQGLVTFKDVAVCFSQDQWSDVDPTQKEFYGEYVLEEDCGIVVSLSFPIPRLDEISHMEEEEPLIPEIPEAQEPQEPEILSFTYTGDRSEDEEECPEQEDLSLEDLHRSILGDAEIHQTPDWELVFEGDPGRLNERGFGTNISQVNSLTNLQETMPVNPLLGRHHDCTVCGKSFTCNSHLVRHLRTHTGEKPYKCMECGKSYTRSSHLARHQKVHKMSAPYKYPLNRKNLHETSPLVQVERTPPVEKPYRCDDCGKHFRWTSDLVRHQRTHTGEKPFFCTICGKSFSQKSVLTTHQRIHLGGKPYLCGECGEDFSDHRRYLAHRKTHAAEELYLCSECGRCFNHSAAFAKHLRGHASVRPCRCTECGKSFGRRDHLVRHQRTHTGEKPFTCPTCGKSFSRGYHLIRHQRTHSGKTS; encoded by the exons ATGGCTACAGCCTTGGAACCGGAGGACCAGGATCTTTGGGAAGAAGAGGGGATTTTCATGGTGAAATTGGAAGATGATTTCACCTGTAGGccagagtctgtcttacagagggATGACCCTGTGCTTGAGACGTCGCACCAGAACTTCCGGCGCTTTCGCTACCAGGAAGCAGCAAGCCCTCGGGAAGCTCTCATCCGACTCCGAGAACTGTGTCATCAGTGGCTGAGGCCAGAGAGGAGGACAAAGGAGCAGATCCTAGAGCTGCTTGTGCTGGAACAATTCCTTACTGTCCTGCCCGGAGAACTGCAGAGCTGGGTGCGGGGCCAGCGGCCAGAGAGTGGCGAGGAGGCCGTGACGCTGGTGGAGGGTTTGCAGAAACAACCCAGGAGACCAAGGCGGTGG GTGACTGTCCATGTTCACGGCCAGGAAGTCCTGTCCGAGGAGACAGTGCATCCAGGAGCAGAGCCCGAGTCACCTAGTGAGCTTCAGGATCCTGCACAGAACTTGACCCCCGAGGAGTCCCATGAGGAGACCACACAGAGCCCAGATCTGGGGGCACCAGAAGAGCAGAGCCTGTGCCAGGAGTTGGAGTTCCAGCCCCTGCAGGAGAGCG AGGCTCCAGtgccccaggacccagccctTCCTGAAGAGAGGAACCCTGGAAACCCAGAGATGGTTGCCCTTCTTACTGCTCTATCACAG GGATTGGTAACTTTCAAGGATGTGGCTGTATGCTTCTCCCAGGACCAGTGGAGTGATGTGGATCCAACACAGAAAGAGTTCTATGGGGAATATGTCTTGGAAGAAGACTGCGGAATTGTGGTCTCCTTGT CATTTCCAATCCCCAGACTAGACGAGATCTCCCACATGGAAGAAGAAGAGCCTTTGATCCCAGAGATCCCAGAGGCACAGGAGCCTCAAGAGCCAGAAATCCTGAGTTTCACCTACACAG GAGATAGGAGTGAAGATGAGGAGGAGTGTCCTGAACAAGAAGATCTGAGTTTGGAGGATCTACACAGGTCTATCTTGGGAGATGCAGAAATTCACCAGACTCCAGATTGGGAACTAGTCTTTGAGGGTGATCCAGGTAGACTTAACGAAAGAGGATTTGGCACAAATATTTCTCAAGTTAACAGTTTAACGAATCTTCAGGAAACCATGCCTGTCAACCCCCTGTTAGGGAGACATCATGACTGTACTGTATGTGGTAAAAGTTTCACTTGTAACTCCCACCTTGTTAGACACCTGAGaactcacacaggagagaaaccctataaatGTATGGAGTGTGGGAAAAGTTACACACGGAGCTCACATCTCGCCAGGCATCAGAAGGTCCACAAAATGAGTGCTCCTTATAAATATCCCCTAAACCGGAAGAATCTGCATGAGACCTCCCCTCTGGTCCAGGTTGAGAGAACTCCACCTGTTGAGAAACCCTACAGGTGTGACGATTGTGGAAAACACTTCCGCTGGACTTCAGACCTTGTCAGGCACCAGAGGACACATACGGGAGAGAAACCCTTCTTCTGTACTATTTGTGGCAAAAGCTTCAGCCAGAAATCCGTGCTCACAACACACCAAAGAATCCACCTTGGAGGCAAACCCTACTTGTGTGGAGAGTGTGGAGAGGACTTCAGTGACCACAGGCGGTACCTGGCCCACCGGAAGACGCACGCGGCCGAGGAGCTCTATCTGTGCAGCGAGTGTGGGCGCTGCTTCAACCACAGTGCCGCCTTTGCCAAGCACCTGAGGGGACACGCCTCCGTGAGGCCCTGCCGCTGCACCGAGTGTGGGAAGAGCTTCGGTCGGAGAGACCACCTCGTGAGGCATCAGAGAACACACACTGGTGAGAAGCCGTTCACGTGCCCGACCTGCGGGAAGAGCTTCAGCAGAGGCTACCACTTAATCAGGCACCAGAGGACCCACTCAGGAAAGACCTCCTAG
- the LOC132493507 gene encoding LOW QUALITY PROTEIN: olfactory receptor 143-like (The sequence of the model RefSeq protein was modified relative to this genomic sequence to represent the inferred CDS: deleted 2 bases in 2 codons): protein MTQFILVGLTDQSQLHIPLFFLFLLNCMVTVVGNLSLINQICLNFHLHTPMYFLVFNLSFIDLCHSLVITPKRLMSFVSENIISFAGCMTLLVFLFCFFVHSECYVLTAMAYDRYVSICKPLLYTVTTSPQVSSLLMFGSYVMAFAGAMAHTGHMVILSFCDSSIINHYMCNIFSLLQLSCSSTDASELVDSVIVSTVVIICSFIIFVSSALILSSILHISSAQGWSKALSTCDSHIITVALFYGSGLFTHLKTFSDGSVGQGKFFSVFYTNIVPMLNPLIYSLRNKDVKLALKKTLKRVAN from the exons ATGACTCAGTTCATCCTGGTAGGACTTACAGACCAAAGTCAACTCCACAtacccctcttcttcctcttcttattgaACTGTATGGTCACTGTGGTAGGGAATTTGAGCTTAATTAATCAGATATGCCTGAACTTTCATCTTCACACTCCCATGTATTTTTTGGTCTTCAACCTATCCTTCATAGATCTCTGCCACTCCTTGGTCATTACGCCTAAACGGCTGATGAGCTTTGTGTCAGAGAACATCATCTCCTTTGCAGGATGCATGACTCTGctg gtttttcttttctgtttctttgtccaTTCTGAATGCTATGTGTTGACAGCCATGGCCTATGATCGCTATGTGTCCATCTGTAAGCCCCTTTTGTACACAGTCACCACGTCCCCTCAGGTCTCTTCTTTGCTGATGTTTGGCTCATATGTAATGGCGTTTGCCGGTGCCATGGCCCACACAGGGCACATGGTCATATTATCCTTTTGTGATTCCAGCATCATCAACCATTACATGTGTAacatcttctccctcctccagctGTCCTGCAGCAGCACTGATGCCAGTGAGCTGGTGGATTCCGTTATTGTGAGCACAGTTGTAATAATATGTagcttcattatttttgtttcttctgcttTGATCCTCTCCAGTATCCTCCACATCTCATCAGCTCAGGGCTGGTCCAAAGCCCTCAGTACTTGTGACTCCCACATAATAACTGTT GCTCTCTTCTATGGTTCTGGGTTGTTTACACATCTCAAGACCTTTTCTGATGGTTCTGTGGGCCAGGGGAAGTTCTTCTCAGTATTTTATACCAATATAGTCCCAATGTTGAACCCCCTCATCTATAGTCTAAGGAATAAGGATGTCAAACTTGCTCTGAAGAAAACCCTAAAGAGAGTTGCGAACTAA